The Microbispora sp. ZYX-F-249 DNA window CAGCGTGGACCGGAACGACAAGGACGACAAGCCGCTCTCCCTGGCACCCGTCGTGCCGTGCACGGACCTCGGGACGGCGGTCGAGACGTGGTCGGCCCTGCTGGGGACCACCCCGACATTCGTGGACGGCGACCGCTGGGCCCAGTTCGACCTGCCGTCCGGACGCCTGGCACTGGCCGGCACCGACCAGGCGACGACCGCGCCGTCCGTCATGGTGAAGGTGCCCGACGTCGAGCAGGCCAGGGAGCGCGCCGCCGCACTCGGCCTCACGGTCGGCGAGATCGAGCAGGGTCCGCACGAGCGCAGGTGCACAGTCCATGGGCCGAACGGCTGGGACGTCGTCTTCTACTGTCCTGCTTGATCATCACCCGCCGCCTTCACAACGTAGATTTCGCCCCGCTCGTTCGAGCAGTGCCACAGGAGCGACCTGGACCAGGCCGCTCACCCGGGGCTCATGGC harbors:
- a CDS encoding VOC family protein, coding for MDRNDKDDKPLSLAPVVPCTDLGTAVETWSALLGTTPTFVDGDRWAQFDLPSGRLALAGTDQATTAPSVMVKVPDVEQARERAAALGLTVGEIEQGPHERRCTVHGPNGWDVVFYCPA